The Pontibacter sp. SGAir0037 DNA segment GAGCCTTTCAAATTACTTTCCATAAATTAAGTAGCTTCTCCTCTTCATTCTCCCAGGCCAATGTTTTGCCATTTTCAAATCGAGATCTAGCATTTTTCCTTATTTCCTGCTTTTGAGCAATAAGTTCTTTTAGTGCTTTATTCAGCTCAGTTGATGTAACTCCTGTGAGCATGCCGCACCATGGGTTTTGTTTTAAAAATAAAGTTTGCCCTTTAGTATTAGTGGCTATTACAAACAATCCGGCTTGTACGTAAGCAAACATCTTATTCGTTAGGCAAATATCCCTATTAAAGTCGGCTGCTCCCGACTCGAATGCAAGTCCAACGTCGTACGCTCCTAGCTGCTTATGCAGTTCTGACTGAGGCTTCGGCTCTTGAATATCCAGAATATCAGAATAAGTTTGTAAATACGATTTAAAAAAGGTAGAATTCAGTTTACCGATCAAGGTGATCTGAACAGAATCTTTGAACTTATAGAGCGCAGGAATAATATGTTCTAACCCCCTACCTGCAGCTATATGTTGAGAAAACCAGACAAAATGCAGCTTGCTACTATATTTATCAACTGGAGGTGCAAATTCTTTAGTAGAGAAGGAGTTGTTAACCAGAATAGATGAACTGCGGTTCAGATTTTTTAT contains these protein-coding regions:
- a CDS encoding glycosyltransferase family 4 protein, coding for MKRLLFLTSNNLATNPRLVKELRLAENQFECTVFSFDFSNWSDPLDEKLRSSLANVVFNRLSASKKPLFTWLLSSVIEKAAKILYPLSRRSMLLNAFGHSKRSFLLWVVLKWHKPTYDLVIAHNLASLYPAYIFAKKNKIPFAFDVEDYHPGEKIVDDFENERSRRIFLMKQLLPAAAYISYASPLIGEETLKLIKNLNRSSSILVNNSFSTKEFAPPVDKYSSKLHFVWFSQHIAAGRGLEHIIPALYKFKDSVQITLIGKLNSTFFKSYLQTYSDILDIQEPKPQSELHKQLGAYDVGLAFESGAADFNRDICLTNKMFAYVQAGLFVIATNTKGQTLFLKQNPWCGMLTGVTSTELNKALKELIAQKQEIRKNARSRFENGKTLAWENEEEKLLNLWKVI